One Candidatus Palauibacter polyketidifaciens DNA segment encodes these proteins:
- a CDS encoding glutamate-5-semialdehyde dehydrogenase — protein sequence MMEAIELKSERTETPTETLRERAAGVRAAQRTIGSAEAERRAAALRALKTVLVRSRDEISRANDEDLARAAEEGLSGSLLHRLGLPDAKFESLLEGIDALVEGEDPIDRVLTRTELDEGLVLERVRSPLGVLLIIFESRPDAVIQIGSLAIRSGNGVIMKGGREAARSNEVLVGCLQQALEEAGLDRRAVLGVPDRRDVDELLALDDLIDLVIPRGSGALVRSIQERSRIPVLGHAEGVCHLYVDASADPEMAVRLAVDGKCDYPAACNATETLLVHESFLPRLGPVGEALRERGVELRCDEPSRRVLPWAEAASEKDWGVEFGDLTLAVRTVAGPEEAIDFIHTHGSSHTDAIVAEDPAVAERFLKAVDAASVFHNASTRFADGFRYGLGAEVGISTARIHARGPVGVEGLLTTRWLLRGEGQGAADYGPGKRAFTHRPLDCQPLS from the coding sequence ATGATGGAAGCGATTGAATTGAAGTCGGAACGGACGGAGACGCCGACGGAGACGCTGAGGGAGCGGGCGGCCGGAGTACGGGCGGCGCAACGCACAATCGGAAGCGCCGAGGCGGAGCGCCGGGCGGCGGCGCTGCGCGCGCTGAAGACGGTTCTGGTCCGATCGCGGGACGAGATCTCACGGGCGAATGACGAGGATCTGGCGCGCGCGGCGGAGGAAGGGCTTTCCGGATCCCTCCTCCACCGGCTGGGGCTCCCCGATGCCAAGTTCGAGAGCCTGCTCGAGGGGATCGACGCGCTGGTCGAGGGCGAGGACCCGATCGACCGCGTCCTCACACGCACGGAGCTCGATGAAGGTCTCGTCCTCGAACGCGTGCGCAGCCCGCTCGGCGTCCTCCTCATCATCTTCGAGAGTCGGCCCGACGCGGTGATCCAGATCGGGTCGCTCGCCATCCGCTCCGGGAACGGAGTCATCATGAAGGGCGGCCGCGAGGCGGCGCGCTCGAACGAGGTGCTCGTCGGCTGCCTGCAGCAGGCGCTGGAGGAGGCCGGCCTCGATCGCCGCGCCGTCCTCGGCGTCCCGGACCGGCGGGATGTCGACGAACTGCTCGCGCTCGACGACCTCATCGACCTCGTGATCCCGCGGGGGTCGGGTGCGCTGGTGCGCTCGATCCAGGAGCGGAGCCGGATTCCGGTGCTGGGTCACGCGGAGGGGGTGTGCCACCTCTACGTCGACGCGTCGGCGGATCCGGAGATGGCCGTGCGGCTCGCCGTGGACGGCAAGTGCGACTACCCGGCGGCCTGCAACGCGACCGAGACGCTGCTCGTGCACGAGTCGTTCCTGCCGCGGTTGGGACCGGTCGGCGAGGCGCTCCGCGAGCGCGGCGTCGAACTCCGCTGCGACGAACCCTCCCGCCGGGTCCTGCCGTGGGCCGAGGCCGCCTCCGAGAAGGACTGGGGAGTCGAGTTCGGCGACCTCACGCTGGCCGTGCGGACCGTGGCCGGTCCGGAAGAAGCCATCGACTTCATTCACACGCACGGGAGCAGCCACACCGATGCGATCGTGGCCGAGGACCCGGCCGTCGCGGAGCGCTTCCTGAAGGCGGTGGACGCCGCGAGCGTGTTCCACAACGCGAGCACCCGCTTCGCGGACGGGTTCCGCTACGGGCTCGGGGCGGAGGTGGGCATCAGCACGGCCCGCATCCACGCGCGCGGACCCGTCGGCGTCGAAG